From one Pedobacter faecalis genomic stretch:
- a CDS encoding 6-pyruvoyl trahydropterin synthase family protein: MIYITRKASFNAAHKLSRPDWTDDKNTEVFGKCANPNWHGHNYQLFVTVKGEVNPETGFLVDLKWLKDVVNAHVVDKIDHKNLNMDVDFMQGKLASTENLAIAVWDILAPLINDSGAQLHAIKIHETENNFVEYFG; this comes from the coding sequence ATGATATATATAACGAGGAAAGCTTCCTTTAACGCGGCTCACAAATTATCCAGGCCCGACTGGACGGACGATAAAAATACGGAAGTTTTTGGAAAGTGCGCTAATCCCAACTGGCATGGACACAATTATCAGCTGTTTGTAACAGTAAAGGGGGAGGTGAATCCTGAAACTGGCTTTTTAGTCGACCTGAAGTGGCTTAAGGACGTCGTTAACGCACATGTAGTGGACAAAATCGACCACAAAAACCTAAACATGGACGTAGATTTTATGCAGGGAAAGCTTGCTTCGACTGAAAATCTCGCCATCGCTGTCTGGGATATATTGGCACCCCTAATTAATGATTCAGGCGCGCAGTTGCATGCCATCAAAATTCATGAAACCGAAAACAACTTTGTTGAGTATTTCGGCTAA